The genomic interval GGTTGGACCCCACTTGATTCCTCCTGTGTGCAGAATGATAGGAACGTCATCTGAGAAGGCTTTGGAGAAGTTTTTGTGATACAAAGGGGAAAGAAATGTTCTTCCCATCTTGTTGAGATTAAAAAAATGCCAATCCTTGGGTAAGAGGGGATCTCTTGAGAGTTAGGTCATGTAAAAGAGCCGCAAGAAAGGTAAGATCTATCAGAGGTTCACATTTATAAATTCTAGAAATTCCTTCATGCTTATGCCCTGAGAAGTTCCCACACTTCTTTCACAAGCATACAACGCCATGTTGAAGTTTCCCCTAATAACCAAGGGGCATTCCACTTGTCTTTGATCTCAAAAAGCTCCATCCACAGCAGCTTCCTGGTGGTCCTTCACCAGATCATAAATTCTTGTGAAAATCCACATGAAGTTATCCTCCAAGTTCCTGAAAGGCAAGATACAGAGAATGTATTAATTGTGTGATCCAGCATTTCCACTACTTCAGCCTTGCATGTCACAAATTATCCCATGTTTCTAGCAGCTCCAAGGTAGATCCATTTGCAATATCTGTGGCCCCATATGCTGATCCTATCAACCATCATAGTTTTGGTTTTCTGTAAGCATATTATGTCACCTCTCCATGGTTTGAGAAAACATTTAACTATTGCCCTTCCTGATAAGCCAATTCCAAGAGATCATTTTCATCAATATAATTTCTCCCGAAGTCCTCAGCTGCTACCAGTCGCCTAAGTCTGATACTCCTCCACTTTAGTCATAGTTCATCGAGAAATTCCTGTCATTTCAGTTATCTGTTAgtaccctttttgctgttgccctTTGGTTTTTTGATAATAAGCTCTCTTCTTTTTTTCTGTATTTCTTCAAATTTGTGTCTTCTTCAAAGTTTTCGAGGGACACTCCAATAGTCTTGATCAACTTGAACGCATAATTGGAGCAGATAATTGGAGGCTCTAAAAAGGTTCACCCATGAACTATGCAAAATAGTTGCATATGATTTCTGGCCAGGATCCTCTATAATGTGAAGGAATTCTCTATAGTGGTGAGACAGAAAATCACCCTTTGAGACACCATTTCATCCACTCCTTGATAAAGGATTATTTGAAGTGAAAATAGACATTAGACAATATCCAGGGATACCACTTACCGATGTGTCCTAGATTTCTGCCATTTGGATCACACAATGAGTTCTACACATTCATTCAGAAATAAAAAGTTTattgattttaaatattttctcctGATCTTTTCTGTTTTTGTAGTTTTCAGGCAATATAAGCAATTAATGAATTTTTCCTATCATACAATATCCAATGGAAGGGGAGCCTAGGCGCAATGGTAGTCAGGTTCGAGgtatggaaacagcctcttgcaaaaatgcaaggcaaGGCTGGGTATTCCAGACCccgcatatgcgggagctttgtgcaccgtgCTGCcctttttttatataatattcaATGGCTTTAAATATTTCTCACCTGATTTgctttcttttctagttttctaGTTTTGGGGCAATTTGAAAGAACAAAGAATATTTCCTATTAAATTATATAGTTAGGGGCAACAAAGAGGAAGATTTTGAGTACATTCCAGTATAGACTCAAATTAAGTTTTCTTATGACTGCATTGTGAAGTCTTAACAAGGCGACAGAAGGTGCCACCCTTTGGTTACTGATTTACATTCACTGTGCTGGTCCAGACCCTGAAAATAATAGTTTGCTGACCAAGGATCCTGGTTGTGCTATATTTCGTCATGTATTAAGAATATTTGTCCAGATATTAAAAGTATTGTCTTAATCCCTTAATAAATTGGTATAGACTGGTTACTTATTTTGGTTACGTGTGCATTCTTGCCTTGTTCTAGGAGATCTAATCAATTTATAACTATTCAGATTTGCTTCTTCAGTCATCCCAATTGGTGCAATGTTTGCCATGACTCTTTGGCTGGGGAACACTGCCTATCTTTATATATCTGTTGCATTTGCACAAATGTTGAAGGCAATTAGTAAGTTCTTTTTATTCTTCTTGGATCTCTCTTTCAACTTTCAAGTTGTATAATTATAGCCTTTATTGAAATTCTGTGGTCTCAAAATCCAGAAATGTATTTGAATATGTTTGTTTAGGGAATGTAACCAAGGCTGGGAGTGGTGTGGGGATTTTAGAATAGTCAATAAATCCAAGTATTGTGACTATTTGTCATTGACAATGGTTTTAATTTCACCAATGATTTCTTCTAAATTGAGATCTGCAGTGCCAGTGGCTGTTTTCATTCTTGGGGTTGCAGCTGGTCTTGAAGTAATGAGCTGCAGGATGCTCTTCATAATGTCAGTGATAAGTTTTGGTGTTTTAGTGGCTTCTTATGGAGAAATCAATATCAGCTGGATTGGAGTGGTTTACCAAATGGGTGGCGTCATTGGAGAAGCCTTACGGCTTATATTTATGGAGATTCTTGTTAAAAGGAAGGGTCTCAAACTGAACCCTATATCTGTCATGTACTATATTAGTCCCTGCAGGCATGTACCACATCCGTTTGCTAAAGCTGTAATACCCTTCAAAGTGGTTCTTTCCACATTTTGTTGAAGGAAAATTCTCCCtgaattttttgtttattttgcaGCGCTCTTTGTTTATTTATTCCATGGATTTTCTTAGAGAAGCCAAAGATGGACGCCCAGGGGTCGTGGAATTTCCCCCCTCTTGTGCTATTACTCAACTCTCTCTGTACTTTTGCTCTCAACCTGTCAGTTTTCCTTGTAATCTCACATACAAGTGCATTGACAATTCGTGTTGCTGGAGTTGTCAAGGATTGGGTGGTTGTCTTACTCTCTGCGCTCCTGTTTGCGGATACAAAGTTGACAATTATAAACTTGTTTGGCTATGGCATTGGTAAGAAGCTAAGCAGAACCCCACCCCCGCCACTAATGATTAACTTGCTTTAATGAAATTGTATAGAATGATacaattgtttttaaaaaaaatgtactTATATGggtaaaaataaacaaaaagacAGAAGAAATTGAGATTATTTTTTGCAGCTATTGCAGGTGTGGCAGCATATAATAACCACAAGTTGAAAAAGGAAGCCACTCAAGGTAGCTCCACGGAGTCCCAAAGTAGTCAGTCTACATCGACAGCCTCATCATCAACCTTTAATGAATAGATATATCGATAGAGTAATCCTGCAAGTAACTGAGGTACTTAATCaacttacataaactaaaattaagTTCGTAATATGAGTTGTTTATCACTcgcattaaaaataaaaaatgaaaagctTATTGGGCCTAAACTACCCAACCAAAAAAAATAACCCGTACCCCATATCAATCCCCTCTCCACCATTTCCTAAAGTTTAAAACCTGAAATCTCCAACTGATCTACTATCTGTGACATCTTTTCTGTCGCGACCCGCACATAATGTTCTATTTTTTTAGAGTACTTAGGAAGACTCTATCTGTGTTGTAATTTTGAAGTTCAGCCCGGTGAGGGTTTTGTTGTATGATATTCCTTTCCTTTTTATTGATTTGTTGCAGATGCTCCTACATTGGGAGATTTTGTTTGGTGCATCGTATGGGAAAGACACAACCCGGATACTGGAAATTTTCATCTGTAAAATCAAGAGAGCATATATTTTATGAATAGAATTATGAATGCTTGTTTGAAGGCTTTTCATTGTTTTTGAGGAACCTTAATTGTATAGGATGATTTGCTTGTAAAGAAACTGCTGGAATTCAAGTCATAGTAATATTTGTATTTCTTTCATCCCCCCTTAAGAAAATCCTGATTCCTGGAAGGTTGATGATGCCCAAAGGTTCACTGTAGCTGTTCTTAGTATTTTAGCACAGTAGGCTTTGGGTACTAATTGGGACGAACAAAATAAGTATTTATACTAAGGTTAGGTTTGGCTCAGGGAATGCTTGGTTTTTATGAATTCCTATGGACAGAATATAGTACAAAGGACTGATAGCTTAACAAAAGAAACGGTATTTTTATTCTAAAGTAAATGATTAtgcaaattttttattaatctataACATGGAATAggtaaaaaataattatatctaGATTTTTTTTCATAGGAAGGTCTATAGTTTTATCTGATTTCCTGTTTGATGGAATAATGTAACTTTTTATGAGCGACTATTTTGTAAATTAGTATATAAAATTACTGTTCTATTTTTACCTTATTTATTGGATTGGAGTGAACACAATTGGCATTATGAATTTAActgttgaatttttaaaaaaaatattgtattctTAGAGCGAAACTGCGCCCAATTATTGAATTTAAAATCATGTGAAATAGAAACTCATGGATAATATTGTGTTGTAAATTTTGGTTGAAACTTTGATGCATTGATAATATTGTCATGGATTCTCAATTTAATTGTTTTATGAGTAAATTAAAGACTTGTTTggcatcatttttattttatttttaggactATAATATTTGATTATATCCTACTTTAAACGTACACTATCTTTAAAGCCTGACAAACGCTGTCATAATCATTATTATATGTCAAACTATAAAATCATGAGTAACTTGCAAAATTGTAAATTGCCAACCCAAGCATAATAAAAGTTCCAATATATCACAATTACACCTCAATGATGGGAAAAAAGAGAAACAAGAAAGGAATGAAAAAAATGAGCAACAGATTAGCCAAATTAAGTTAGGGGCTAAAAAAATGTTATGAGTTCaagttttgaaaaacaaatcTTTACTTAAGATTTAGCCAACTCAAGAGTGAAAAAACTTTGTTAAATAGTTTGAAGGTTTCATAATTAAGTTCTTTTGCAGTTGTGCATCCCAAGTGTGTTCAAAGAGTGGAGTGCAAGCATATATCATGGCCTATTCAGTCATTCAAATCTCAAGATCATCAACTGAGTGTGTGACAAACATACGAGAATGGAAAAATCAAGATTTGTCTAAAATGATGAAGGAATATTAGGAGAATATCAACTCTCATGGATTTGAGACCTTAAATTTGgattggatttggacaaattttaatataattttatattacatcttatctaaatctaatataaatccaaatctaaagCCTATCCAAACATAGGATTAGCGTCTTCACAAGTCCGTTTCTTGTCTAGAGATCCACATCAACTATAGGAATTCTAGAGTTTTACATAGCCTATCTCTTTCATACCAAATATCTCAATGATTTGTCAAAAGGGTTCCgttaacctaaacacataaaGAATCTTCAATTGTTCTTTTGCGACTTCTTGTTCACTTGTTTGTACGTTCAAACGTCTATCCTAATCAGCTTCATGCCCACAAAGATTGAATACAAATctatatgttatttctttatttttcatttttgttataAAGGTTCTAATTAATATATTTTACCTCAAAAATTTTACCTTGGAACACCATTAGACAAGTTTGTTTTGTTTAAAACTTGGTTAAGAACCTGTAATCTCAAATACATAAGATACAaagatattcttttattttaggatataaatatataacaaatatttCTTTAgttatgccacacaaaataaaTCCATTCAAAAACTTTCCCTCTTGGGATAAATGCATCTTGTCATAGTTGTCATTTTACCATACTCTTTGTTGTCCTTCCAATTCTACCAAACATAGACTTTGTTATTAatatttctcctttttttttttctcgtatGTGCATTTGTATGGATTTACTATTAGTGCATGAAAGAATATTTGTGAATAAATTTAAGGTCATCAATGCACATCCAATATTGGAAATTAATTAACTTCCTCTCCCAAACAAACATCTCTCCCGAGTCTAGATTTTGGAATGATGTTGCCATGTTGAGGAGAAATTTGATAAATTATTCATTGAAGTTTTAGAAATTTTCATAAATAGGCTACAAAATATgcaaatattcaaataaaaatttaatgggATGGCCAAATATTGCCTAAGAAACGAAAGAATATTAATGCATTTCAAAATGTATGATGACATTTTTCCGTCTTGTTCATATTCAACGTTAATTTCAATTAGAATTGTTGGATCAAAATAAAAAGCGTGAGTGTTTAAAATTTAATGAGGCCCAATATTGTCAAAAGTTGATACACACATAATCTTTTTAGAAGAACTAATTATTCAATTTTCTTTCTATATTTAATTCATTTGATAATTGATTTATCTATATAATCCCATCATTCCACCACCCTCATATCATACCCATTTTTTCTTCCTTCTTGTCATTATTTTTCCCGTTCATCTTTGCCCTCAACTTGCAATGGATTATGATTTAGTGTTGTGTCTATCCATGGTTGCGTTGAATTGGCGAAAGCAAAGATTGTTGTTCAAGATAATTCTTGAAGATGCAGGCGGATATCTCTTCACTCTCGTTTCATCAATCTTAATATATTTCACAATTTTCTATCTTTTTACTTAGAAGAGGAAGTATGCTCTGCTGTCAATTATCCTCCTTATTGAGTAAAGAAGCAAAGTgatggtattatattttatatttgtgcttttttttttttagtttcttttttcgGTTTGTGCATAAAGCTTGTACCTGTATCTTTAAAATAAGTTATATTTGAAATAAGTGGTCTGATGATGGAATACAAATATATGCTTTTATCAAGTAgaaaagttctctctctctctctctctctctctctctctctctctctctctctctctctctctctctatatatatatatatatatatatatatatatatataaagctataaaataaaatgaagatgcaataaaaattatatagtgatataaaaaatttataagaaattattCATTCAAAATTTATTATGTTATTTGATCTGATATAGAATGTGATAAGAATAGATATTTAAATGGTAAAATTTGGTAATAGTTATTTTTTATGACTTTATTTGgatcaataattttttttgatgaatgggaagaaaaagaaaataagaaaaaataaagtcATTTTCATTGTGTTGAACTCTATTtcaaatagaataaaaaaaaaattgttctaatataattacaattttaaaataaaatatcaattacgtcaaaaataaaattttgttcattgactcgctatattttttttcactttttttttatataattagaTACTAAAAAGTGAATTCTTTCAAATTGCCTTTTCTTTTTCTCCCTAATGTTTTCTAAATTCCAAATGGAccaatttatttcattttatgaattcataaaaaaaaaatatttgtagtgTCACTTACTTTATGATGACTGACACACCTTCTCTTTATAAGTTTTTAAATAATCATACTATGATTGTTCCATCTTAAAAACATGAATTCCGTGAATCAAATGTACTCTTAGAacatttcaagaaaaaaaattttggaaaaaaaaaaaacaaaaaaggaaaataacACTTAATTTCTTAAATTTAAGTTTTCAATAAGTGGATATATTTCTTAACATGTATCTAGTAATTGTTTTTATAAACATTATAACGATTTTTTTGGTGTGCAAGAATAGAATGGATCTTTATAATTTCACATCTTCACCATATATTTTTTCATTCTACTCGTGTACCAAACATTGGGtgaatgaaaatataaatttcttaAGTAAATGTTTTCCGTAtgttaatttaaatacaattGAATGATGTTTATtgtacaaaaaggaaaaaaaatatattttgaatttgTCACCAATAACTTTTACACATATAtagtattataataatttatttaattttacaaTAGCATATATGttaaaagagaaaataatacgTTAATCGGATAAATGAGTTCATAGAAATTTACAAAgccataaaaaattaaaagattattaTCCAAAAAATGTTTATATGTTATTCAAGAAAATTGACAAGGTCATAAATTGACTTAATGACAAACAGGTTAATTTTATTTTGCAGTTCATCTTTGGAGAATTCTCTTCAAAATAaacactaataaaaataaaaatatatatatgaaaaattccTGTCCAAGAAAGCATGGAGGCATGATCTTGTCTTGTCAACAGATCAAAAAGCCTAATTGGATGTGGAAAACTAGCTTTGATATAATTGACATTAAGCCCTTTACATAGCTTTGAGACACAATTGTGATGGATGGCCAAAGTAGGTAGTCTTGCATTATCCTCTTCCTCTCCTAGCCCACATGATCTTACAATGGAGATCTCTGCCCCCTTTAGCTATCCCATTCACTTGTGTTAAAAAACTTCCAAAGGGTTCAATTAATTATTGCTTGTTGATTAGAAATGGTTCTTGTCATTACCCAAATCTCAAGTCTCACTTACCATTCAAATTCTTGACTTAACATGTATGATGTATGGATCCATGCATTAGTGGAGCTCTACTCCTCATTTATATTTTTGACACTACCTCTAAACCCTACTTAGTCTCCTATCAACCCACTTCTCTCGTTATCTCATAACCACATTATCTATTAATGGTATTCATTATAATTTGAATTAGCATATTCGATCTTCTTCTAggcataggtttttttttttttttttttttttattttttttggaaagagcAGGAAGCTACCCATATAGTGgtcccgtcccaagtttattaaccctcacttatgacagaaGAATACCATGGAAACAAAAGGATACTTGGGACTTACataataacaaataaaacacCCTATGCATCAaaccaaataaaagaagaaaacaaacctataccaataccaaaaggaaaccagCTAAACAcgcctcatataagtcgtacccattttatccaatctatacaaacctttgataactctaggaagttggCTACTATTTGTAAATGTTAAGAAAGAGAAACTCTAGATTGTAAATATATTTTAACACTATACAAGGGGCCATCCTTTTATAGCTATAGGAGGCAGACTACAAGGTGAACTTAGGAAAATACAAGGGTAACTTTGGAAGATatgctaacatcccccctcaaactcaaggtggtatcgaaGATGTCATCTGGAGTTTGCAGACTAAAGCACAATGACGACTAGGTGGATGAGCTTTCGTGAaaatatcagctaattgatcagcCGAAGGAACTGACAAGAGGCAACGTGTCCCGTCCTAAAGATGATGACGCACAAAAATGACAGTCGATCTCGATGTGTTTGGTGCATTCATGAAAAACATCGTTGTGAGCGATCTGGACAacactatgattgtcacaataaagtggAGTGCTCGAGGGTTGAGGAACACCcatatcttggagaagccaaagaagctcagaagtaGTATCAGCAAGAGCCCAATACTCAGCCTTAGTGCTAGAGCAAGCAACAATAGTTTGCTTTTTGCTCCAACAAGAGATATGAGAGTTaccaagtaaaaaaagaaaactagTGGTAGACCGACGATCAGTAGGGTCCCttgcccaatcagcatctgaataaactTGTAACGTCAAGGATGAGTAAGAGGAAAAAAAAAGTCCATGAAATAATGTGcccttcacatatcgtaagatgCGAAGAACAGCTGCATAGTGAATGGAACGAGGAGCCGACATAAACTAACTAACAAGATGCATTGTATAGGCAATGTCTAGTctagtgacagtgagataaatcaagctcccaacaagctGGAGGTAACGAGTGGCATCGGGAAGGAGCTCCCCACCAGTAGGACAAAGCTTGATGTTGGGCTCCAGCGGACTATCAGTTATCTTACAATAGGTGAGACTAGCACGTGTGAGAAGATTAGAGGCATATTTGGCTTGGGTCAAGGAGTAGCCATTAGAGGTAGGGGACACTTCTAAGCCAAGGAAGGAGCGAAGAGAACCCAGGTCTTTCATATCAAACTGCTGACATTGAAATTGCTTAAGCTCGtgaataccagaagtatcatcaccagtaaggatcatatcatcaacatgaAGTAGTAGAATAGTGATGCCAGTAGCAGTGTGACGGGTAAAAAAGGCTGAATCATAGGGGCTAGAAGCAAACCCAAGTTGTGCAATAGTGGAactgaacttggcaaaccaagcacagggagcttgcttaagcccatataaagcacgACGGAGATGACAGACCTTACCAGGAAAATGAGGATACCCAAGAGGGGGCTGCATATATACATCCTCAGCCAAATCActatgtaagaaggcattcttgacatccatctaaaATAAAGGCCATCGTCGGGCAgaggcaacaacaaaaagggagCAAACAGAGGTAATACGAGCAACTGGGGCAAATGTATCCcataatcaatgtcatattcctaagtaaagccctttgccactaaacgagctttatgtctTACTTCAGAACCGTAGGAGTTTGTTTTccgtttatacacccatttgttcccaactacagtCTTACTAGGAGGCAGGTCAACCAGGTCGCAAGTATAAGTTTTGTAAAGTGCgtcaagttcttcagacatagctTACTGCCAAATAGGAACAGAACAAGCTTCGCGATAACTGCGAGGCTTGTGAAGGGAATCAAGAGTAGAAAAACAGTGataatcactaagataggtaggaggtgcccttacccgACTAGAACGACGGACATCCAAATCAGAGGACTCGAGCGGAGCGGAAGCAATGGCATGATCATCATACGGGCCAGGTTCGAGACCGGCAGACGTAGAGGGAACACCTAATGAGCTGTCATGAATTGCATTAGAAGAGAAAACGGGAGAGGGATCTATGACAGGATTAGTGAAAATGGGAGAGTATAATGGACGATAGGAAGAAAATGAAGAGATactagtgaacattttgtgttcccaaaactgaacatgtCGAGAGACTCGAAGACGCTTTCCTATGGGGTCGTAGCACCAATAtcccttgtg from Malania oleifera isolate guangnan ecotype guangnan chromosome 9, ASM2987363v1, whole genome shotgun sequence carries:
- the LOC131163881 gene encoding probable sugar phosphate/phosphate translocator At3g14410, producing the protein MADRAGKCVREELVTYAYILLYIALSSGQIFFNKWVLSSKEINFPYPLGLTLLHMVFSSVLCFVLTKAFKILKVEEGMTPEIFASSVIPIGAMFAMTLWLGNTAYLYISVAFAQMLKAIMPVAVFILGVAAGLEVMSCRMLFIMSVISFGVLVASYGEINISWIGVVYQMGGVIGEALRLIFMEILVKRKGLKLNPISVMYYISPCSALCLFIPWIFLEKPKMDAQGSWNFPPLVLLLNSLCTFALNLSVFLVISHTSALTIRVAGVVKDWVVVLLSALLFADTKLTIINLFGYGIAIAGVAAYNNHKLKKEATQGSSTESQSSQSTSTASSSTFNE